One window of Bacteroidia bacterium genomic DNA carries:
- a CDS encoding CDGSH iron-sulfur domain-containing protein, which translates to MKTVIKINNNGSIRVEGDFVLVDAQGKEFNLNGRTSIALCRCGLSQNRPFCDGSHKGKFEHICEAFELPPLK; encoded by the coding sequence ATGAAAACTGTAATTAAAATTAACAACAACGGTTCTATTCGTGTAGAGGGCGATTTCGTGCTCGTGGATGCCCAAGGTAAAGAATTTAACCTCAATGGGCGAACTTCTATTGCTTTATGCAGGTGTGGTCTATCTCAAAATCGCCCATTTTGCGATGGTAGCCACAAGGGAAAATTTGAACATATCTGTGAAGCTTTTGAACTACCTCCCTTAAAATAA